agtaTGCAAAATCTTCGCTAGTAGATTATCAGTAAAATATTACGCGTAGAACATATAAAATGAGCATTTTAAATGTGGTCAACTTCTTTCTTATCTATGTAGGGGAATATTTACATTGGCGCCAGGGcaatagatttataaataaatgaaaaagaatgagTACGAATTAAGTTTTAGAATCGCTTTATTTGAACTTAATAGGTATTAAATAAAGGTGATATTTGATTggaatttcaaatatttacgatatacttttatttttataggacaTTCATTGCATtacattaataattctttttgtTCACTTTCTACCTCAGtcattcaaaaaaaaattgttgtgtTTTTTATGTCATcgacaatatttttaacaaatattcTTGTGCCTCCTGTACGTTGAATAAAAGTGTTATCTATCTATAGTTtatttgaagactgacaaacaGTTACGAAGCTTCGCAAAACTATTTTCCTCAAACTCAGACACAAATATTATCCTCATACACTAATCTCTTATCACAGTCTAATAACCAAAGCAAGCAATATCAAATATCCTCAGAAAATAGCGGCACTAACGGAGCCGTCACCTCGGGGCCgtcggttcgattcccggtcgAGTGAGCCGTCTGACTAATTGTCGCTGATCACCTGATAAATACTGCGTGTACTGTGAACTTGATTTTTGTGAAAGGTCATAGAGTAAGTTGTTGGTAGAAGTGGTCCTCTTAGAGGCAAGTAAAAAGTCTCCTTAATTTCAGcagaaaaataaatctaattttCCACTACCATTCCATAAAATACACATACTCGAATAATTTGAAAGGTTCATGATATCTCCGTACAAAATTACATTTCTATTAGTCTAGTCCTGTTTCCGGCAAAAGATTTGACGTACAGGTAAGAATTCGATAATACAAAGCTCGAAAGCTTTGATGAATTATCTTCTTTCCCaatataggtaaaaaaaacaactgcaGGCGAGGACCACACCTATACCAGTGTTACAACTTTGAAAATCCCTAAATTCAAACAATAAGAATGCCAAGACAAATCAAACTTTACTATTATTATCCCAAAGCTGcaaacataacaatagtaagtagtatttagtaatctgtggtctTATTTCCAAAATGTATCCAAACAAAGCAAGTATCAGAGATTATACAAACCAAATTGAGAAGTCACAAATACCAGCTTTCGAATAATGTCACAGTCTAATCAAAGTACACTAAACAGTATGACCAAAACATAACATTTAATGTACAGCAATAACCATTGTCTGTGTTGGCcatctacattattttaatctaTATTATTTTGCTAGCTACGAAATGTAGAAAGTTCATTGGTATTTTTAGAAGCGACGACTATTtcattaatagaaataaaatatgtaagtacatataatataaaTCTTAAGATGTCTTATGCGTTGTAACGAAACTTCTGCCAATAATTGATATGATTTTCAAGCCGCGTTTATTATgagatttaatatatttttttatttcatatatgaAAGCAGTTAACAAAACTAAAGTACGACATGGTTTTAATGAATAGGTTCAATTaaaattgcttatttattttttaatagctaAAAGTTTTCTTGAAGAGTTTCTAAGAAGTTATATTTGTTGAGagaagaaataattttctttaaaatctaTTCGACAACGACACGATCACGACAAATCGCCTGTACTAAATAACTTCTAAAACTAGTTTAAATTCACTGGTCTGTTCGCAACAGTCTACGACTATTGACGTGGTTTaataaagtgaaataaatacGATTAAGTGCACGTAATGATGCTGTAAATACTTTTACGGTAAATCTTCTATTTGGTTAGGGGTTGTCCATTTAACATGACGTTCTTAACAACAGTAAATTTATAAGTATCTATCTACTATCATAACAGTTGagatattttttagggttccgtacccaaagtgTAAAACGGGACCTAAAGTGTGGACGggattgttttcgctcctcagtccgtccgtccgtctgtcaccaggctgtatctcatgaacagtgatagttagagagttgaaattttcacagatgatgtatttctgttgccgctattacaacaaatactgaaaactagaatgaaataaatattctgggGGGCTTCCAtccaacaaacgtgatttttttgctcattttataaataatggtacgtaacccttcgtgcgtgagtccgactcgcatttggccgatttttttacataactgacaatatgtaaaattattctcgacatattgttatttatgtgGTATGAAGAAACAGTTGTAATATAaacacctatagttcggccattcagagaatgcgttcctgacacgtcgcgattgaactgacgacgtaactttgcaatggcgttgcagttacgataaaaatatttttgctggttgtttaccgttttaacaattgaggagcattaaaacaacattattatatcaataatcaatgaatgttattacgtcgtcagttcaatcgcgacgtgtcaggaacgcattctctgaatggccgaactatagtatgtaagatttcgtatttttttaaaccttttCCTTCTTTTGCGTGCCTTTCTTTCCTATAAAGACTTCCTTCTTCTTCCCTCTGTGGGTTTAACCTGGAGGAGGGGAAGTAtaattttaccaaaaacaaCACATACATGTTCCCTAAATAATCCCTTTTATAAGCCTTACGAAAGTAAGTAGTGGACGATTCCTAATCAGACGTATCGAGCTATATCGATGGAATcgattatgtaggtacttaaaatcgAATATGGTGTATAACGTTCTAGCTTTCTAAGTCCTTGTCAGTTTAGCTTAAAGCTGCTTATTATGCCCATTTATGGAGCACTAAGTGAAGAAAAGTGGGTGCTCCTAATCAGGTCCTGTCAAAATAATGTAGGCTCTTGTTTTCAAGAAAACTAGTAGACGTTTTGGGAACTGTTTgtcttaagtaggtattttttaaatactgggtccatccggttagactggaagccgaccccaacatagtcgggaaaaaggctcggaggatggtttTTGAATACTTAACTTGAAACTGTGCCCCAAGGGAATTTCTTCCCACACATGGATAAAGAGTACCTTCTGTAAACATATTACTGAATAGTTTAATCTAAATATGATGAAGTAGTATCGAAGCTTTAcgtttacaatattatatagtgcgatgtaaaaaaatattttgacgttTGATAGAATTGATGACGTATTCTTTGTGTTACATATTTGACGGCGCTTCGATAAATCGTGGTGGTTCTCCAAAGAGTGTTAGGTGCAATGGGAATAGTCCAAGGAGGTTTATTGTAGGTTCATTGTACCTCTTGCTCTTGACACAACACTGAGCACTGGCAGCCTAGAAAAGTAATGACAGCCGTTCCTTTTGTTTCTTATGACAGTTAGATTGGTTCGGGCTTTGCGAATGGTGGTCACGTGATCTGTGGCGTGTCGATGGAGTTCTGTATTTCCTATTTTACATGATTATTGAGAATTATTGGATGTTAAGCTTCGAAGTGTGATTAAAGCGCTGATTGTATTGTAACAGTGAATTTTATTCTCCTCGCCCGATATACTCACGCCTACCATGATGATTCTATGACGAAACTGTAACACATTTCTAGTTCCTAACTCCTGATGTGGGGCTACTCCCTACATATTTGTTTCTGCAATTCACAAACTGCTACTGCACTTAATGTGGTGCAATTATGTTTAgtatatatatgtaaataagcATAGAAAGTGATATTAATCAAACAAGTGCAAAGTCGTGATATAATTGACACACGGCCACGCCTCCGTCGCGTGGACTAAGAGACAATGCATACTCTCGTATGCGATGTCGGTTAACGCACGACTAATTAGTTAATTGACgcagatttttaattattttgaaactataCTATTGTAATTAGTCGTGGAGCTTGAAGGTAAGTGACAGCCGCACGAGTCGATCGAGTTTAAGTAATTCTAAGCGCGGTATGTCCATGGATTGGTGACCATGTCATGACTAGTTCCtgcgtgtttcggaaggcaccaTAAATTGATGGGTCTCCGGCCAGGCTGTCTtctgaacatcttcggcagttgATGCAGTTAGTtagaagccaggaagtctgagacaatcagtcttaccaatcGGTACCGGGTCGTTTCTATTAGAAATGTAATATTGCAGGACCCGCTCGAAGCTGATGATTGAAGCAGTCTGTCGAAAGAAGGGATGACCATTCTAAAGTCAATGGAGTAATGATTGTCCCTTTTTTTCTTTAGAGTTTTGGCCTATTTCAATCTCAAATCTTCTTCTTAACTAACTAGGCTTAAATATAGGCTATCAGAATGGTAAAAACATTTGGACAAATGTAAAACATCCCTAACTAGCAAGATAACACAAAGGTAACATGGTAACAAATATTTGCGCGCGCGCAGTATCGCAACACGAGGTTGATGTACTGACAACCGTCACGGTTCTCGGTATTGTAGCAAATGAGAACTATTGTCATTCATTGTTATGAATATAATGTGTGATTTTCCTTCATTCGAAGAAAAATGAGGAAACGTGGTATGGATGcgagtatcaaaatatttttttggaacgATGTCATACTTATATAGATTTTTAACGGAACTTTACAGtcattattatcttgtatgtctctaccagacctcgggactatagagtcccggatttttgggaggcgaacgtggggccgaagccaatacgctgaagcccttttgagacaactttaatgaaatggtgacacaaaaccgacgattatccctgtatacactatagaaatgtacccaaggacaatccccggttctgtgctaaactattgctaactatggatgaaaactatttgggctattgtgatgggatgctagtggacagtcattattattattataatgatagACACCTTTTTCTTCAGGTACGGGAAGGAGTTCCGTCGGTAAGTGAGTGAATCCGTTGTTGGAAGGTTGAACTGTTTTGGGATACTCGAgggcatttgttttttttattacatgacTTACCTTTCTAGTGTCATTAGaaaagtatttacttaaattCAGCCAAGTTTTTAGAAAAACACTTAAGCACACTCCTGTGTATTATTGGAAATTCTACGAAAATATTCCGCCATAATATTCCAACAGTAAAAGAACCTAAATACAAACTCATTAAGTATACTTTGAATAAGAAACGTGATGTGTTTCACTATTATTTCCATGTTCACTGTTACAGCTAAATTATATAAAGTTAATGACGCGAATCCGCAATCTACACCAGCAGAACAAATGTTTTTAAGCCCAAAagcctaaaaaaataagataactTGATGAAATTCACGTGTCTTTGTTAAAACATGTAGTCAGTAGataacatccttaaaaataattatacagaGATTGCTTTCTTATTATTagagtatttttatatacaagttttttttttcttagtttgCTTGTGTCTTGTTAAGTTTGGGTTACATCTTTTATAATTTGGTCCAGACCGTCCTGTAGGAATTTCAAAAGGCTAGACTGTACTAGCCTTTTGAAACACAATGCGATTGGTGCTTATTGCTGCAGTAAGATATTTTTCTGTATTTGGATCaacagtttaattaaagtttctAATTTAtacttgtatttaaaaaaaaaaaattaaatacaagtaTAGATTGTCTTGCTTCTGTTCTTCTTTTTGGATATCACTAAACGATCGTGTTTTGATAAGACAGAGGCTTACCATGACCCTCATGTATATCGCAAAGTAAGACACGACCCAAATGTTACGACACAAATGTTTGATAAACATTTGTCTAGCCGTTACATTCAAATCGAGATTCTGATATTTCTAAGTTCTAATTATTGTTGAGATACCGCGAAGTAAACTAACACTTCCGATAACAATAGAGGAGGCAGAACtcactataaataaaatgtcgcATGATCACTTCAAACAGAAAAATACTTTGCTTCATTTGAATACGAGCTTATATGGCTCATGCAGTACAGTTAAATAATACAACATAGGCTGCCACAAAAACATGCAAAGAAACTAATCTTAATATAATTGCGCGTCGCAATAAAAATAGCTTCATAAATCATGATGTCAGGCACATCTCACTGTGTCTGAGCTCTCAAACATGGCAGATAAGATAACGCGCGCGTCGGTCGTCAGTCACGCTCAGGCGATGGACAACTTCGGATACCGCGAGATGGGGTGGCCTTCTCCCCTCCAGACGCCCTCCCCGACCTCGCCGACCACGCCCACGAGGTCCCGCTACCGAGCCAGCAGCATCAGGTCCAGAGCACCCAGAGAACCTGAGGAGTTCCCACTAAATACTAACTACAAACATGTCCGCAACATCGATTTGTTGGAGTCAGCACGAGAGCCTGGGAAAGCAAAGGAATATCTCTTTGTTGGTCCATCACCACCAGCTGAAGATGCGCCTAACATGTACCACAGTTTTGATGTCCTCGCGCCAGATCCTGAAGCCAGGCTGACAGAAGACGCAGCACGAAGAAGTTTGTGTGAAAAAGCGTTGACACTGGGAGCTGCCAGATTTTTTGATGATGTCGAATGTGGATTGATTACAACGGATAATATTGAGGAGCATATAAGTTCTGCGCCTGAAGTGGTAGTGAATTTGACATTGTTGTGGGCCGCGTTATTAGCTCGAGATGAGTTATTACCAGCTATTTTGGAAGCTGGAGCTGATATCCATTATTCGGAACCCGCTGGATTGACAGCGTTACATCTAGCAGCGTTTAGTGGTGCAGGAAGAGCCGCAGTTTTCTTACTAACCCGCGGTGCTGACGTTGATTTTGCTCCAAAATACTTCGCACCCCTCCATTGTGCTGCATTTGGTAATTCACTGGAAGTGGCTGAATTACTGATAGCTAACGGTGCTTCACTACACGCTGTCGTGCAAAGAGCTGGCTGTGAAGATAATCTAGTGCATTGTGCAGTACGAGCTGATGCTGTCGAATGTATGGAACTCTTCATAGAGAGAGGTGTAGACCCTGCGTATGTTACATCAGGAGGATTAAATGCTTTACATCTTGCCGCTGAACTGGGTGCTCAAAGATGTCTATCATTTTTGctgaaagaaacaaaaataagtgTGAACGGTGTAACTAAACAAAGAGATAAGGAGTGCACGGCAATTCATTTAGCGGCGGCTAGAGGCTACGCCGAGTGTTTAGAGCTTCTGTTAGCAGAAGGTGCAAAAGCAAACACAAAGAATTACAGAGGATTCACAGCGTTGCACCTTGCAGCCCGGTGTTCAAGTATTGAATGTGTTGAAGTTCTTCTCAGAGATGGAAATGCTGATCCCAACGTTGAGGATTACGATAAAAGAACACCATTGCATGCAGCCATCGGTCGTGCCGAGCGAGCCTGTGACATCATCGACATGCTTGTAAGTTGGGGAGcacaggtaaataaaaaagatgaataCGGATACTCACCGTTACATCTAGCAGCCATGGATAATTTAACGCAATGTGTCGAGACTCTTATATTTCTTGGTGCTGACGTGACATCAAAATCTAAAAAAGGTCACACAGCCTTAAGTGTTATTGCAAGGAAAACGCCAAAATCCCTAGCGATACTAAGACATAATTTAGATTGTGGAATATCCCTTAACCAACCAAGTGAAGCCAACGAAGAAGTGCAAATTGAGTTTGACTTCGGTAGAATGTTGAAATTTTCATATCCTCGTGAGATCACATATTTGAACAGTTTGATAGATGAAGGTCAAAAAGATATATTACTGCATCCGCTTTGCTCCGcatttttgtttatgaaatGGAGGAAGATAAGGAAATTTTATTTGGCGAGActcatattttgttttctttttgtgtcaTTTTTGTCTATTTATGTGTTGACTGCTGTCGTCAAGACGTGCAAGGGAAAGTATGCAGAAAAATATGGTGTTCTTAATGAGCTTTGTCAGAAACAGTCGCTATTAGGTCTCATACTCACTAACAATCCCATAGAATTTGAAAGGTGGGTTTTAATGGCCATCACAGCATTTGAGATCCTTCGAAAATTAACTGGCATAACGGGATATTCGAGTTTCTATCAGTACTTCACAACTTTCGAGAATTTGATGGAATGGTTTGTCTTGCTGTCTGTGTTTTCTCTgtacaaaatacataatgacTACAGTTGGCAGAACCATGTTGGGGGGTATGCAGTCTTAGgagcctggaccaatttgatgCTAATGATGGGCCAACTACCCATGTTCGGTGATTACGTGGCCATGTACCAAAAAGTACTGACAGAATTCTTGAAGCTACTACTGGCATATATTTGCCTTCTCTTAGGATTTACAATTTGCTTCTGCGTCGTGTTTCCTAACGAGGAGATGTTCTCAAATCCTCTGATGGGATTCATTAGTACATTATCCATGATGGTCGGTGAATTGAACCTGAATATTCTGATCAACGACCCAACGAAAGATGACCCGCCTTTGATATTCGAGCTGTCGTCGCAAATCATATTCATCCTCTTCCTTATGTTCGTCACTATTATTCTTATGAACTTGCTTGTTGGTATTGCTGTCCACGACATTCAAGGCCTTCGCAAAACTGCTGGTC
The window above is part of the Helicoverpa zea isolate HzStark_Cry1AcR chromosome 21, ilHelZeax1.1, whole genome shotgun sequence genome. Proteins encoded here:
- the LOC124640939 gene encoding transient receptor potential channel pyrexia-like encodes the protein MADKITRASVVSHAQAMDNFGYREMGWPSPLQTPSPTSPTTPTRSRYRASSIRSRAPREPEEFPLNTNYKHVRNIDLLESAREPGKAKEYLFVGPSPPAEDAPNMYHSFDVLAPDPEARLTEDAARRSLCEKALTLGAARFFDDVECGLITTDNIEEHISSAPEVVVNLTLLWAALLARDELLPAILEAGADIHYSEPAGLTALHLAAFSGAGRAAVFLLTRGADVDFAPKYFAPLHCAAFGNSLEVAELLIANGASLHAVVQRAGCEDNLVHCAVRADAVECMELFIERGVDPAYVTSGGLNALHLAAELGAQRCLSFLLKETKISVNGVTKQRDKECTAIHLAAARGYAECLELLLAEGAKANTKNYRGFTALHLAARCSSIECVEVLLRDGNADPNVEDYDKRTPLHAAIGRAERACDIIDMLVSWGAQVNKKDEYGYSPLHLAAMDNLTQCVETLIFLGADVTSKSKKGHTALSVIARKTPKSLAILRHNLDCGISLNQPSEANEEVQIEFDFGRMLKFSYPREITYLNSLIDEGQKDILLHPLCSAFLFMKWRKIRKFYLARLIFCFLFVSFLSIYVLTAVVKTCKGKYAEKYGVLNELCQKQSLLGLILTNNPIEFERWVLMAITAFEILRKLTGITGYSSFYQYFTTFENLMEWFVLLSVFSLYKIHNDYSWQNHVGGYAVLGAWTNLMLMMGQLPMFGDYVAMYQKVLTEFLKLLLAYICLLLGFTICFCVVFPNEEMFSNPLMGFISTLSMMVGELNLNILINDPTKDDPPLIFELSSQIIFILFLMFVTIILMNLLVGIAVHDIQGLRKTAGLSKLVRQTKLILFVEMGMFSAWLPKCLHKYVYRTALVSPEAGKVILSVKPLNPREKRLPTDIMMAAYELAQLNKVKSGRSIKEILYKNKYTSKLKNEGQFAQDHNFSLEIRGMQEKIDQATFNMKKIDQEIRHLNTLLMDQQTLLHNFFKNTDIIPYRAPHVSTPAYSPESPIFFSSNTSQSQYSDNMKYEK